A single Mytilus trossulus isolate FHL-02 chromosome 12, PNRI_Mtr1.1.1.hap1, whole genome shotgun sequence DNA region contains:
- the LOC134693546 gene encoding uncharacterized protein LOC134693546 has protein sequence MDRRSRILIIIVVFMITETSTEQNCRNVVDCIENYGAVTSLTFVPDYDNFHRNTYTLFLQTLCNNLIYYRSCQINDHDILITSCQYLIGEFEADLSVSQENRDALGNVQCAQINGNINYCEFIIIRWIRIF, from the exons ATGGATAGAAGGAGTCGAATACTTATTATTATAG ttGTCTTTATGATAACCGAAACATCGACAGAACAAAACTGTAGGAACGTGGTAGACTGTATAGAGAATTATGGTGCTGTGACTTCATTAACATTTGTACCCGACTATGACAATTTCCATCGAAATACATACACATTGTTCCTCCAAACATTGTGCAA CAACTTGATTTATTACCGAAGCTGTCAAATTAATGATCACGATATACTGATAACATCATGTCAATATCTCATTGGTGAATTTGAGGCCGACTTGTCTGTCTCTCAGGAAAACAGGGATGCGCTTGGGAATGTACAGTGCGCACAAATCAATGGTAATATCAactactgtgaattcattattattcgttggatacgaATTTTCTAG